One stretch of Anabas testudineus chromosome 24, fAnaTes1.2, whole genome shotgun sequence DNA includes these proteins:
- the itpkb gene encoding inositol-trisphosphate 3-kinase B isoform X2, translating into MAASALNLNGLGVMNSNQFHTQPGSSSTTSRARTSPVARPVLPVPDRSTYCQLLGGGAPGGGLYSPTSPKTSPQTLGRKFEFPPSSSLSPSPTPRACSPSPRSPELLGVNVGQRVRRLSSSGGEGRVEGDGQEERGGETRGGERREEKRRQAQLLQIHRELQNVEVRGKVGIFEAHISGIRAQVLSSELQRSPRSPRRSTSQTPSHPSKENTAPECPKTQPQESHVPSVVQNGRERGEEITERERRDSSASKMSTENKTLVDHNGRHSEATMQTPCIGGPCVVQGSLEMLNTDTATDGQKNQGERLRENEGEVNKWEVEKKQILGCERERTEREVRDSKGNWLCPEMVLQTEANRLEVNPETPAFSQAQSSENSRCLPDITDQTLNHSPSIPAVIITDHGLESQLQASEGRGSDQGQCSTPSPSSSPVPGPNSSIRSLRKLSSSSASSAGFSSSWEESEEDISSDTEKGELLLNPGLLSSKQKAHKSWKKIKNMVHWSPFVMSFKKKYPWIQLAGHAGSFKPGANGRILKKHCECEQRCLSLLMRDVLRPYVPGYHGDVEKDGQKYNQMEDLLAEFDFPCVMDCKMGVRTYLEEELTKARKKPSPRPDMYQKMIEVDPEAPTSDENDKKAVTKPRYMQWRETISSTATLGFRIEGVKKEDGSVNRDFKKTKTREQVIAAFDDFVKGNKDILNCYLARLKEIRDSLENSPFFKTHEVIGSSLLFVHDSKGRAKVWMIDFGKTTPLPEGEELTHRASWVEGNREDGYLFGLDSLVDIISSMVNSET; encoded by the exons ATGGCAGCCTCTGCCTTGAACCTGAACGGCCTCGGAGTCATGAACAG TAATCAGTTTCACACCCAGCCAGGATCCTCTAGTACCACCTCTCGAGCTAGAACCAGCCCTGTTGCTCGACCTGTGCTGCCAGTTCCAGATCGGAGCACCTACTGCCAGTTACTGGGTGGTGGAGCACCGGGTGGAGGTCTTTACAGCCCAACCAGCCCCAAG ACAAGCCCGCAAACTCTGGGTCGAAAGTTTGAATTCCCCCCTTCATCCTCACTCTCTCCCAGCCCCACCCCTCGTGCTTGCTCCCCCTCCCCTCGTAGTCCGGAGCTTCTAGGAGTCAATGTGGGCCAGCGGGTCCGACGCCTGAGCTCATCCGGTGGAGAAGGCAGAGTGGAGGGAGACgggcaggaggagagaggaggagagacacgAGGAGGAGAGAGGCGAGAAGAGAAGAGACGCCAGGCgcagctgctgcagattcacagagagctgcagaacGTCGAG GTCAGGGGAAAAGTGGGCATTTTTGAGGCACACATTTCCGGGATTCGTGCACAAGTGCTAAGCAGTGAGCTCCAGCGCAGCCCTCGATCTCCAAGACGATCAACTAGCCAAACCCCTTCCCACCCcagtaaagaaaacacagccCCTGAATGCCCAAAGACCCAACCACAAGAGAGTCACGTTCCCTCTGTTGTCCAGaatgggagagaaagaggggaagaaataacagaaagagaaaggagagacagTAGTGCCTCTAAAATGAGCACAGAGAATAAAACACTGGTTGATCACAATGGCCGCCACTCAGAAGCAACAATGCAAACACCTTGTATAGGTGGACCATGTGTTGTTCAGGGTTCTCTTGAGATGTTAAATacagacacagcaacagatgGACAGAAAAATCAGGGAGAAAGactgagagaaaatgagggAGAAGTAAACAAATGGGAGgtagaaaagaaacaaattctGGGATGTGAAAGAGAACGGACTGAGAGAGAAGTGAGGGATTCAAAAGGGAACTGGTTGTGTCCTGAGATGGTGCTCCAAACTGAGGCAAACAGGTTGGAGGTTAACCCAGAAACCCCTGCCTTCTCTCAGGCACAAAGCAGTGAGAACTCCCGTTGTCTGCCGGATATCACAGATCAGACCCTCAACcactctccctccatccctgcAGTCATAATAACTGACCATGGTTTGGAAAGCCAGCTTCAAGCGTCTGAAGGCCGAGGGTCAGACCAGGGACAATGCTCCACTCCTAGCCCCAGTTCTAGTCCTGTCCCTGGGCCAAACTCATCAATCCGATCCCTCAGAAAGCTGTCATCCTCTTCTGCCTCCTCGGCCGGTTTCTCCTCATCTTGGGAGGAGTCGGAGGAGGACATTTCCAGTGACACGGAGAAAGGGGAGCTTCTTCTAAACCCCGGGCTCCTCAGTTCTAAACAGAAAGCA caCAAGTCTTGGAAGAAGATCAAGAACATGGTCCACTGGTCTCCGTTTGTCATGTCCTTCAAAAAGAAATATCCCTGGATACAACTGGCCGGGCACGCAG gAAGCTTCAAGCCAGGAGCAAACGGCCGCATATTAAAA AAACACTGTGAATGTGAGCAGCGATGTTTGTCCCTTCTGATGAGGGATGTGCTGCGCCCGTACGTCCCCGGTTACCATGGAGACGTAGAGAAGGACGGGCAGAAATACAACCAGATGGAGGATCTGCTGGCTGAGTTCGACTTCCCGTGTGTGATGGACTGTAAGATGGGAGTAAG GACCTACCTTGAAGAAGAGCTGACTAAGGCTCGTAAAAAGCCGTCTCCGAGACCCGACATGTATCAGAAAATGATCGAGGTGGATCCTGAGGCGCCCACATCAgatgaaaatgacaagaaaGCAGTGACCAAACCCAGATACATGCAGTGGAGAGAGACCATAAGCTCGACAGCTACCCTGGGATTTAGGATAGAGGGAGTCAAG AAGGAGGACGGGTCAGTAAACAGAGATTTTAAGAAAACCAAGACGAGAGAGCAGGTTATTGCAGCTTTTGATGACTTTGTCAAAGGAAATAAGGACATACTG aactGCTATCTAGCGAGGCTGAAAGAAATCAGAGACAGTCTGGAGAACTCCCCCTTCTTCAAAACCCACGAG GTGATCGGCAGCTCCTTGTTATTTGTTCATGACAGTAAGGGTCGGGCCAAAGTCTGGATGATTGACTTTGGAAAAACCACACCTCTTCCAGAGGGAGAGGAACTAACCCACAGAGCATCATGGGTAGAGGGCAACAGAGAAGATGGCTACCTTTTTGGACTTGATAGTTTGGTGGACATAATTTCATCCATGGTGAATTCTGAGACTTGA
- the itpkb gene encoding inositol-trisphosphate 3-kinase B isoform X1, whose product MAASALNLNGLGVMNSSNQFHTQPGSSSTTSRARTSPVARPVLPVPDRSTYCQLLGGGAPGGGLYSPTSPKTSPQTLGRKFEFPPSSSLSPSPTPRACSPSPRSPELLGVNVGQRVRRLSSSGGEGRVEGDGQEERGGETRGGERREEKRRQAQLLQIHRELQNVEVRGKVGIFEAHISGIRAQVLSSELQRSPRSPRRSTSQTPSHPSKENTAPECPKTQPQESHVPSVVQNGRERGEEITERERRDSSASKMSTENKTLVDHNGRHSEATMQTPCIGGPCVVQGSLEMLNTDTATDGQKNQGERLRENEGEVNKWEVEKKQILGCERERTEREVRDSKGNWLCPEMVLQTEANRLEVNPETPAFSQAQSSENSRCLPDITDQTLNHSPSIPAVIITDHGLESQLQASEGRGSDQGQCSTPSPSSSPVPGPNSSIRSLRKLSSSSASSAGFSSSWEESEEDISSDTEKGELLLNPGLLSSKQKAHKSWKKIKNMVHWSPFVMSFKKKYPWIQLAGHAGSFKPGANGRILKKHCECEQRCLSLLMRDVLRPYVPGYHGDVEKDGQKYNQMEDLLAEFDFPCVMDCKMGVRTYLEEELTKARKKPSPRPDMYQKMIEVDPEAPTSDENDKKAVTKPRYMQWRETISSTATLGFRIEGVKKEDGSVNRDFKKTKTREQVIAAFDDFVKGNKDILNCYLARLKEIRDSLENSPFFKTHEVIGSSLLFVHDSKGRAKVWMIDFGKTTPLPEGEELTHRASWVEGNREDGYLFGLDSLVDIISSMVNSET is encoded by the exons ATGGCAGCCTCTGCCTTGAACCTGAACGGCCTCGGAGTCATGAACAG TAGTAATCAGTTTCACACCCAGCCAGGATCCTCTAGTACCACCTCTCGAGCTAGAACCAGCCCTGTTGCTCGACCTGTGCTGCCAGTTCCAGATCGGAGCACCTACTGCCAGTTACTGGGTGGTGGAGCACCGGGTGGAGGTCTTTACAGCCCAACCAGCCCCAAG ACAAGCCCGCAAACTCTGGGTCGAAAGTTTGAATTCCCCCCTTCATCCTCACTCTCTCCCAGCCCCACCCCTCGTGCTTGCTCCCCCTCCCCTCGTAGTCCGGAGCTTCTAGGAGTCAATGTGGGCCAGCGGGTCCGACGCCTGAGCTCATCCGGTGGAGAAGGCAGAGTGGAGGGAGACgggcaggaggagagaggaggagagacacgAGGAGGAGAGAGGCGAGAAGAGAAGAGACGCCAGGCgcagctgctgcagattcacagagagctgcagaacGTCGAG GTCAGGGGAAAAGTGGGCATTTTTGAGGCACACATTTCCGGGATTCGTGCACAAGTGCTAAGCAGTGAGCTCCAGCGCAGCCCTCGATCTCCAAGACGATCAACTAGCCAAACCCCTTCCCACCCcagtaaagaaaacacagccCCTGAATGCCCAAAGACCCAACCACAAGAGAGTCACGTTCCCTCTGTTGTCCAGaatgggagagaaagaggggaagaaataacagaaagagaaaggagagacagTAGTGCCTCTAAAATGAGCACAGAGAATAAAACACTGGTTGATCACAATGGCCGCCACTCAGAAGCAACAATGCAAACACCTTGTATAGGTGGACCATGTGTTGTTCAGGGTTCTCTTGAGATGTTAAATacagacacagcaacagatgGACAGAAAAATCAGGGAGAAAGactgagagaaaatgagggAGAAGTAAACAAATGGGAGgtagaaaagaaacaaattctGGGATGTGAAAGAGAACGGACTGAGAGAGAAGTGAGGGATTCAAAAGGGAACTGGTTGTGTCCTGAGATGGTGCTCCAAACTGAGGCAAACAGGTTGGAGGTTAACCCAGAAACCCCTGCCTTCTCTCAGGCACAAAGCAGTGAGAACTCCCGTTGTCTGCCGGATATCACAGATCAGACCCTCAACcactctccctccatccctgcAGTCATAATAACTGACCATGGTTTGGAAAGCCAGCTTCAAGCGTCTGAAGGCCGAGGGTCAGACCAGGGACAATGCTCCACTCCTAGCCCCAGTTCTAGTCCTGTCCCTGGGCCAAACTCATCAATCCGATCCCTCAGAAAGCTGTCATCCTCTTCTGCCTCCTCGGCCGGTTTCTCCTCATCTTGGGAGGAGTCGGAGGAGGACATTTCCAGTGACACGGAGAAAGGGGAGCTTCTTCTAAACCCCGGGCTCCTCAGTTCTAAACAGAAAGCA caCAAGTCTTGGAAGAAGATCAAGAACATGGTCCACTGGTCTCCGTTTGTCATGTCCTTCAAAAAGAAATATCCCTGGATACAACTGGCCGGGCACGCAG gAAGCTTCAAGCCAGGAGCAAACGGCCGCATATTAAAA AAACACTGTGAATGTGAGCAGCGATGTTTGTCCCTTCTGATGAGGGATGTGCTGCGCCCGTACGTCCCCGGTTACCATGGAGACGTAGAGAAGGACGGGCAGAAATACAACCAGATGGAGGATCTGCTGGCTGAGTTCGACTTCCCGTGTGTGATGGACTGTAAGATGGGAGTAAG GACCTACCTTGAAGAAGAGCTGACTAAGGCTCGTAAAAAGCCGTCTCCGAGACCCGACATGTATCAGAAAATGATCGAGGTGGATCCTGAGGCGCCCACATCAgatgaaaatgacaagaaaGCAGTGACCAAACCCAGATACATGCAGTGGAGAGAGACCATAAGCTCGACAGCTACCCTGGGATTTAGGATAGAGGGAGTCAAG AAGGAGGACGGGTCAGTAAACAGAGATTTTAAGAAAACCAAGACGAGAGAGCAGGTTATTGCAGCTTTTGATGACTTTGTCAAAGGAAATAAGGACATACTG aactGCTATCTAGCGAGGCTGAAAGAAATCAGAGACAGTCTGGAGAACTCCCCCTTCTTCAAAACCCACGAG GTGATCGGCAGCTCCTTGTTATTTGTTCATGACAGTAAGGGTCGGGCCAAAGTCTGGATGATTGACTTTGGAAAAACCACACCTCTTCCAGAGGGAGAGGAACTAACCCACAGAGCATCATGGGTAGAGGGCAACAGAGAAGATGGCTACCTTTTTGGACTTGATAGTTTGGTGGACATAATTTCATCCATGGTGAATTCTGAGACTTGA